From the Cucumis sativus cultivar 9930 chromosome 5, Cucumber_9930_V3, whole genome shotgun sequence genome, the window ATACAGACAGAcagtaatataaaatattaacaagtTGGCAAAAAGGTTAATAATTGCCATAccaattaattgaaaatatctGTATGGCTACTGTAGAAACCAGAAAGGCaatgcaaatgaaaatgagaaaaaacaTACCACGCCCTTAAGGACAATATCAGTTTCAGTGTCACTATTTTGATAAACGACTCCCGGGCAGTCAATCAAGAAAATCCTCTTTGTAAGAGTTATATACTGCCAAACTTTAGTTTCTCCTGGAATAGGTGCAACTTTGCATACctaataaaagaaaggcaaAGTTACATTtcatgtatatgtatgtataacaTGTATGTATCATGTATGCATGTATAAGGGATTCACTATAGTATCACTTCAACAAGCAACAGAGATCGAGAGGTTGAAACAATCTTTTAAGTGATAGTTAACAGACCCCTAAAAAGTTACCATGGCTTCTATGACATACTTTCTTAGCAGTGAAAAAATTAATGGGAGTGCTTTGTTGGACGTTCAACTTACAAGCTTCATGCAATATATTCAGATTaaagtgttttttctttttttttttttgaataccAGAATGTACCATATGCTCGTAATCTGTTTTATCttaaaaaccaaaagtttCCAGCTTTTAGAAAacctttaaaaatatatattttacacaCAGATCAAGAACACTTTCTTGCACATGAGCACATCTGAACTCCAGATTGTTCCAAGCATTTCCATCGATACGAAAGAAAAGtccaagaaaaaatttaaagattcaGCCACCTTTCAATCTTCAATCTATTATTCGCATGCCTCTAGGTttccaattatttttagaCCAGTCAACAATTGGCTGCCCTGATAGTTGAAACTAGACTTCAACAAACTGGGTATCAGACTTTTTACCTTCTCCTCTGGGTTTGCCAATTATTTTTAGCCCTGTCAACAATTGGCTACCCTGCTGCTACTTGACGCTAAGCTTAACAAAAAAACTAGGCCAGCCCTGTTACCTTCACCTCTaacatttccaattttttttagatcagGCAACAGTGAGCTACCCTGCTACTCGAAACTAGGCTTAACAAACAAACTGTGTGTCAGACTTGTTACCTCCACCCCCTTCCAACTATTATTTCCTAGAATTTTCCCTCCAACTCTACTGGTAGATTCTGCATTTCTCGTAGCGTCGTATCAAATCGGTGGCTTATCACACTTGTGATTCATTGGTACGGGAATATATCAAAAGATAATATTCAATAAGCAAGCCACATGCTCATAAACATTCAAATGAATAAGAATATTCCCTAGAAAACATGTTACACCTAACAAAAGTCCTCACAGTTACAGAAGATCCGGGTAATGAAATTTAGAACATccaaattttttcataattgtttCGGAAGCTTAACAAGATAGACAAGATAGAATCTCTTGTACGCTAATGTTTTAGTGCAagtttttcattcaaaattcaatttagaCATACCACCAAATGaatgttctaaaaaaatagactaaaatttttttcacattaaCACAAAACATTTCAAAGTAGAATGAAAACTTACAGTCTTAGTCCGTAGAGTGTTAATTACAGATGACTTCCCAACATTGGGATACCCAACAAATCCCACAGAGATAGCTTGCTTGTCACTTTTTAAGCGGGCAAATTGCCTCAGCACGGATAGAAGAGAACCCTAGGAGCAACAAAAAAGggttttaaaaacaaagttaaagaTCATGCTTCATCTATATTGCCAAAGACGTTACATCAAATGATTCTCTTGTGGATTTTCTCACAACCCATATGCtctaaacattaaaaaaaaaaaaggcattgCAAATAGAGGGAGCATAAGAGAGCTTCAGATACTATGTTGTTTTATAGGAGAAAAAAACTGaataaaatcaactaaaatatCCCGATCTATAGTCTAAGGACAAAAATGCACAGTCTAGGgatgttaaatttaaagtataagAAACCGTATCatataatcataatttaaCGACCCTGTTAGAAAATGGGCTGAAAGAGGTTGAAGAAAAAGGCAACTGAATCTCTTCAAAGTTGATTAAGAATGAGTCACATTTTCCCATAAATAACCATTTTAGACTCTTAGCAAGAAATGAATCTTGACGAAATTGGTAATATTATGCGGtccttaattaaattaaaaaaatacctttCCAAAGGATTTATTGATGCTTGCATGAAACGCTAGAGTTGGATATTCTTTAGATAACACTCTAAGCCATCCCTTTGTTGCCCAAGCAGGAATCAAATCACACTGAAGATGccatttattaaaatgtctCAGTCAGCCATAAAGAAGTTATCAAAGAATTCAGAACCAAGTAGATAACTTTAAAATCCAAATCAAAGATAAGGCAAAACCTTATTTAACAGAAGAACCACGTGTTTATGCTTGCAATGCTCTTTCAAATGTCTCTCTAAATGGTAACACCTTGTTCCTTGTGGATCTCTTGCATCTAGAACCTGGAACAATGACAAATAATCAGAAGAGAAGTCAAATGGAAATGCAAAAAATGATAGGGGGCTTTGTATTAAGCTGCAGGGTAACAGAACACAATTCTGACACGGAAAGGAAAACGATAAGAAGTTTAACATGTAAAATGTAATAATATGCAGTTGTGCAAACTATTTGAAAACCTTACTTTCTAAACTAGAAATAAGGTAAACAACATTTAGGAATAATAGTTACAATAATTACAACGAACCTGGACAACAACATCTGAAGAATCGATTACTTTGTAGAGCTCACCCCATATACGTTTACTTTGACCCTTCTCAAACATAGTATGTCGAACTAGGTCTCTAAAACCATCTTCTTCACTTCCCTCTACAGTAGCATTTTCAGCATACTTTTCCTCAAAGTCATCTAAAGAATAAAGAATGGGCAATATGAAAAACAGCATTTTTAACATTGTTGatgacaacaacaaaaattgaattaaaaaagaattatttaatttttttataataaacaatctcattgatgaatgaaataatcCAAGGACATACAAGAGAACACTATCAGAGGAAGTACATGGttccaattttcaaacaaGATAATTGAGACTATGATCTTCaagtttaagattttttttttttttttggtgcaAAATTGCAAATGTTTACACTAAAAAAGGAGCAAAGAAATACATAAATTCAAAACAGCATCATCTGAAATATCTcgttaaataaaaagaatagaatcacataaaaagaataatcaattttattttctactttttttacaAGATTTGAGGTACAAACTTATATTtaataaggaaaagaaataacaaatgCTCAAAGGAAACAAATAGTTGAAGGAATACCACAAAAATTGATCACACTACTCCCTAGAAAACATTTGTTTACCCAAATTTTTCTGCAAATGCAAGAGATTTGAGTCAAATATTTCATACCATGGGACTTGTCAGCCTTCTGAAGTAACGACTCATAGTCCGCAGCCAAAAGCTTTGGTCGCTTTCTCTTCCCCTTAGGCCCAAATGCATCCTGAAAAGGTTCTGTGTCGAGAAGATGGACTCTGGATTGCTTCAGAAATAAAAGTACCAGATTAGCACATCCAAATTGAAAGCTTTTGTCTTCCTAAGATACTACATAATTCTCTTATAACAAGATATCATAATGGATGATCGTCTTAGCATACGTAATGATGTCATAGAGCATTCAAAGCTTCATTCTAGTATATGAATCAGTGAGTAAGATCAGGTGGAAAGGTGAGAGATAACAACACTAACACACTCAATACGACAACCTTCCGTTTGTCAagtcttgaaaaaaatatatgcaaTACAAAAGCTAATATACATTGGCAACAGCGGTGTGTTAAAATATGTGTATAAATAAACCttatctaaaaaagaaagttaacctaaaaagacttcaaatcaacaaattttagaGAAGGCCTTCTACCTTCTGATGGTCGTTCAACAGGGAAAGGGGCAGTTTCCTTTCCTTCAAAATCACATTATAGCTACTTGACATTCGTTTTTCAAGCTCTTCACGGAAAATTTCAAGCTCTTTCTGGTTTACAACTCGGGTATTCCCTATCAATTCAAGTAAATACAGATCATTATACTTCCTCTCCAAAATCTtatcacaatacaataagataGCATTCGAATACAGGTTCATTAAATAGTGAACAAGAAAAGAACCAAgcaattgaaatagaaaagtaGGAAATGAAATATTGCAAGCATATAAAACACAAATCAATAACAACATACCAAACCAGCGGCGATCAGGTTGAATTCGTGTGTCAGGTAACTCATTAGACTGAAGGTCATTCTTCAACACCTTCCCTTTCCGATCACGTTTTGGCCTCGTATTATACATCTTAAGTCGTCGCACAGTGGCAGCAGTACGCCCATTCTTGTTTTTCTCATTGCTTCGGTTAACATCCAGAGAATGCTTTGGTTTCCCAGACACATTTaccttcttttccttcttcttcgccatcttgaatttaaatttatgttagcTCAttgatatgaaataaaatccaaaaaaatatatatcaacacGAATAACAATGAATTTGGATGGATGGGCAGGTAACTTCAGGTTTAAGCATCAAAATACTAACCTTTGTTTGGAAAGTAAacatgtgtttttttcttgtttctttttattttattgtttttcccCCTTAGTTAATGTTTGCATTTGGATAGAATAATTGAACATTTGTTAGAGAAAAA encodes:
- the LOC101207909 gene encoding nuclear/nucleolar GTPase 2, with the protein product MAKKKEKKVNVSGKPKHSLDVNRSNEKNKNGRTAATVRRLKMYNTRPKRDRKGKVLKNDLQSNELPDTRIQPDRRWFGNTRVVNQKELEIFREELEKRMSSSYNVILKERKLPLSLLNDHQKQSRVHLLDTEPFQDAFGPKGKRKRPKLLAADYESLLQKADKSHDDFEEKYAENATVEGSEEDGFRDLVRHTMFEKGQSKRIWGELYKVIDSSDVVVQVLDARDPQGTRCYHLERHLKEHCKHKHVVLLLNKCDLIPAWATKGWLRVLSKEYPTLAFHASINKSFGKGSLLSVLRQFARLKSDKQAISVGFVGYPNVGKSSVINTLRTKTVCKVAPIPGETKVWQYITLTKRIFLIDCPGVVYQNSDTETDIVLKGVVRVTNLEDASEHIGEVLKRVKKEHLERAYKIKNWEDDNDFLVQLCKLSGKLLKGGEPDLTTAAKMVLHDWQRGKLPFFVPPPRVEDESEEPNYCVDDDSGVDSNQAAAAFKAIANVISSQQQRSVPVQRDLFSENELNGETSDQILVSEDELQAPLSDTEGKTLGDQDDKNEDEHAITS